Proteins encoded in a region of the Rutidosis leptorrhynchoides isolate AG116_Rl617_1_P2 chromosome 9, CSIRO_AGI_Rlap_v1, whole genome shotgun sequence genome:
- the LOC139867793 gene encoding F-box/kelch-repeat protein At3g06240-like produces MSDPNNQMSALSHLPPDLVEAILLFLPVKSLGRFKSVSKRWYSLISGPNFIKTHILNCTKKNPNPNPTHLTLFPWKGDSLCSLDIKQLNTQITPATLTAKIVNFQEPRRWALGSCNGLLLVSQDTNNFWLVNPTTGNTLKLPYSSGDIIDAYGFGYDSSTDDYKFISFYHMRVLDADPESHFYTLNKRRSRVDIICKLRGTKVFALGEKLVLVAVLYDDHKRYFELWVMEEYGVRKSWTKLCTIENNIDMDFQLFAQLSNHDILLGNNIANEIFIYNLDERRCTRVTTVVEGYPEGFMKYGGNRDEIGTGTEPYRNQKVTILETEYRTDLRKQFWLWFGTGTKRKNTDWLQWLL; encoded by the exons ATGTCGGACCCAAATAACCAAATGAGTGCCCTAAGCCACCTTCCACCGGACCTCGTCGAAGCAATTCTCCTTTTTCTTCCAGTTAAATCCCTAGGTCGTTTCAAATCGGTTTCAAAACGATGGTACTCACTCATTTCcggtcccaattttatcaaaaccCATATTCTTAACTGCACTAAAAAAAACCCCAATCCTAACCCAACCCACCTTACTTTATTTCCGTGGAAAGGTGATTCACTCTGCTCGCTTGATATAAAACAACTCAACACCCAAATCACACCCGCAACCCTAACTGCTAAAATCGTAAATTTCCAGGAACCAAGGCGTTGGGCACTAGGGTCTTGCAACGGGCTTCTTTTAGTCTCTCAAGATACAAATAACTTCTGGTTAGTAAATCCAACCACAGGAAATACATTGAAACTTCCATATTCTAGTGGAGACATTATTGATGCATATGGATTTGGTTATGATTCTTCTACGGATGATTATAAATTTATCTCCTTTTATCATATGAGAGTTCTAGATGCTGATCCCGAGAGCCATTTT TACACGTTGAATAAAAGGCGTTCGAGAGTTGATATCATATGTAAATTGAGGGGCACTAAG GTCTTTGCTCTTGGTGAGAAATTGGTTTTAGTTGCTGTTTTATATGATGATCATAAACGCTATTTTGAATTGTGGGTGATGGAGGAGTATGGGGTTCGTAAGTCTTGGACGAAACTATGTACCATTGAAAACAACATTGATATGGATTTTCAGCTCTTTGCTCAACTCAGTAATCATGATATTTTGTTGGGTAATAATATTGCGAATGAAATTTTTATATACAATTTGGATGAAAGAAGATGCACAAGAGTAACAACAGTTGTTGAAGGGTACCCAGAAGGATTCATG AAGTATGGTGGTAATAGGGATGAGATCGGTACCGGTACTGAACCGTACCGAAACCAAAAAGTCACAATTTTAGAAACCGAATACCGTACTGATTTAAGAAAGCAGTTTTGGCTTTGGTTTGGTACAGG aacaaaaaggaaaaatactGATTGGCTTCAATGGCTTCTATAG
- the LOC139867353 gene encoding uncharacterized protein — protein sequence MKQGLKLYLVEFYLLKAYRSLFLFVSRNNKMLHTKSESDITSLAPSSPSRSPKRPVYYVQSPSRDSQDGDKSSSIQATPNFRSPMESPSHPSVGRHSRNSSSSRFSGIFRSHSGRKVHRKRNDKGWPECNVIVEEGKYDEYDDEKRLTRRLQALMALLSFIVLFTILCLIIWGAARPYKAEITVKSLALNSLYIGEGSDSSGVITKLLTINGSLRLGVHNPATFFGIHVSSTPVNLIYSEIVIATGQLKKYYQQRKSTRTAIVNLQATKVPLYGAGSNLVVSNTGVFEIPLRLEFEVKSKGEVVGKLVTTKHRRQISCNMNLTSNTIKPVRFRESSCIYK from the exons ATGAAGCAAGGCCTAAAACTTTATCTTGTAGAATTTTATTTATTGAAAGCCTATAGGAGTCTTTTTCTTTTTGTTTCAAGAAACAATAAGATGTTGCATACAAAATCAGAGTCTGATATAACTAGTTTAGCTCCATCATCACCATCAAGATCACCAAAACGTCCGGTTTATTACGTGCAAAGTCCATCAAGGGACTCACAAGATGGTGATAAATCATCATCAATACAAGCAACACCTAATTTCAGGAGTCCAATGGAATCACCCTCACACCCTTCTGTGGGTAGGCATTCAAGAAACTCCTCATCGAGTCGGTTTTCTGGGATTTTTCGGTCACATTCGGGTCGAAAAGTTCACCGAAAAAGGAACGATAAAGGTTGGCCTGAATGTAATGTGATTGTGGAAGAAGGAAAatatgatgaatatgatgatgaaaAGAGGCTTACTAGAAGATTACAAGCTTTGATGGCCCTATTGAGTTTTATTGTTCTGTTCACTATTTTATGCTTGATTATATGGGGTGCTGCTAGGCCTTATAAAGCTGAGATCACTGTTAAG AGCTTGGCCCTGAATAGTCTCTACATTGGGGAGGGTTCAGACTCATCTGGTGTCATAACTAAGTTGCTGACAATCAATGGTTCATTGCGTCTAGGCGTTCATAATCCGGCTACGTTCTTTGGGATTCATGTTAGCTCCACCCCAGTGAACCTAATTTACTCAGAGATTGTGATTGCAACTGGTCAG TTGAAGAAGTATTATCAGCAGAGAAAGAGTACAAGGACAGCCATTGTGAATTTGCAAGCAACTAAAGTACCCTTATATGGTGCAGGTTCGAATCTAGTGGTATCTAATACTGGAGTTTTCGAAATACCATTGAGGTTAGAATTTGAGGTGAAATCAAAAggggaagttgttggtaaattagtGACCACAAAGCACCGAAGGCAAATTTCGTGCAATATGAACTTGACATCGAATACAATTAAGCCAGTCAGATTTAGAGAGAGTTCTTGCATCTATAAATGA